In a genomic window of Chryseobacterium sp. G0162:
- the glgB gene encoding 1,4-alpha-glucan branching protein GlgB, with the protein MNSVKTYTLFTDHDVYLFKEGRHYKLYSKFGAHSVEKDGIKGVYFSVWAPNAKKVSVIGDFNNWNHKDHILFPRWDGSGIWEGFIEELPWGTLYKYAVETARGEILEKSDPYALSWEQNIQAASLVSTTWYEWNDRGWMDSRREKNNLDAPLSVYELHLGSWVREGNDPDKFLNYRDIAKKLVPYIKEMEFTHVEFMPVMEYPYDPSWGYQITGFYAATSRFGSPQDLMFLIDELHQHNVGVIMDWVPSHFPGDANGLYRFDGSHLYEHEDPRKGFHPDWKSHIFNYGRNEVKSFLISNAMFWLDRYHADGLRVDAVTSMLHLDYSRNEGEWEPNIYGGNVNLEAKAFLQEFNTAVYKEFGNSIMTIAEESSDFPMLTKPVHDGGIGFGMKWMMGWMHDTLDYFKEDFVNRKFHHHKLTFASMYMYNENYMMPLSHDEVVHGKASLIYKMKGDEWQKFANLRTLYVYMYTHPGAKLLFMGDEFGQTSEWNFTRSLDWHLLEYPVHKGLQRLVKELNHLYRSESALYENQFDKNGFEWIEADDLENSVYVYLRKGKRRDDVLMTVLNLTPKVLDYRIKIPNGTHWDVILNSDDEEYSGSGVISDILEEKYEDGTEHQKFMTINLPPLAGIILRQQKDKKYKLHRIKHKR; encoded by the coding sequence ATGAATTCTGTTAAAACCTATACGCTTTTCACCGATCATGACGTGTATCTTTTCAAAGAAGGTAGACACTATAAGCTGTATAGTAAATTTGGAGCCCATTCTGTAGAGAAGGATGGTATAAAAGGAGTTTATTTTTCGGTTTGGGCACCTAACGCCAAAAAGGTTTCCGTAATAGGAGATTTTAATAACTGGAACCATAAAGATCATATTTTGTTTCCAAGATGGGATGGTTCCGGGATTTGGGAAGGCTTTATTGAAGAGTTGCCTTGGGGAACTTTATATAAATACGCCGTTGAAACAGCAAGAGGAGAAATCCTGGAGAAAAGTGATCCTTATGCTTTAAGCTGGGAACAGAATATTCAGGCAGCATCATTGGTTTCTACAACCTGGTATGAATGGAATGACAGGGGATGGATGGATAGCCGCAGGGAGAAAAACAATCTGGATGCCCCTTTGTCTGTATATGAATTACATCTGGGGTCATGGGTAAGAGAAGGTAATGATCCGGATAAATTTTTGAACTATCGTGATATTGCAAAGAAACTCGTCCCCTATATAAAAGAAATGGAGTTTACCCACGTGGAGTTTATGCCCGTTATGGAATATCCTTATGATCCAAGTTGGGGCTATCAGATTACAGGATTTTATGCCGCCACTTCACGATTTGGGTCACCACAGGATCTGATGTTCCTGATTGATGAACTTCATCAGCATAATGTAGGTGTTATTATGGATTGGGTACCCTCACATTTTCCCGGAGATGCTAATGGACTGTATCGTTTTGATGGTTCTCATTTATATGAACATGAAGATCCGAGAAAAGGGTTTCATCCTGACTGGAAATCTCATATCTTTAATTATGGAAGAAATGAAGTAAAATCTTTCCTGATTTCCAATGCAATGTTTTGGCTGGATCGTTATCATGCAGATGGACTGCGTGTGGATGCCGTAACTTCAATGCTGCATCTGGATTATTCAAGGAATGAAGGAGAATGGGAACCCAATATCTATGGCGGAAATGTAAATCTTGAAGCCAAAGCATTTCTGCAGGAATTTAATACCGCTGTTTATAAGGAATTCGGGAATAGTATTATGACTATTGCTGAAGAGAGTTCAGATTTTCCTATGCTTACCAAGCCCGTTCATGATGGCGGTATAGGCTTTGGAATGAAATGGATGATGGGCTGGATGCACGATACACTGGATTACTTCAAGGAAGATTTTGTCAACAGGAAGTTCCATCATCATAAGCTTACGTTTGCTTCCATGTATATGTATAATGAAAATTATATGATGCCTTTGTCTCATGATGAAGTGGTACATGGGAAAGCTAGTCTGATCTATAAAATGAAAGGCGATGAATGGCAGAAATTCGCCAATCTTCGTACCCTATACGTATATATGTATACCCATCCGGGAGCCAAGTTGCTTTTTATGGGTGATGAATTCGGGCAAACCAGCGAATGGAATTTTACCCGAAGCCTTGACTGGCACCTGTTGGAGTATCCTGTGCATAAGGGATTGCAGAGGTTAGTAAAGGAACTAAACCATTTGTACCGATCAGAATCTGCATTGTATGAAAATCAGTTTGATAAAAACGGTTTTGAATGGATAGAGGCAGATGATCTGGAGAATTCGGTTTATGTTTATCTCAGAAAAGGAAAAAGAAGGGATGATGTTTTGATGACCGTATTAAATCTAACCCCAAAAGTCTTGGACTACAGAATAAAGATTCCTAACGGAACCCATTGGGACGTTATTCTTAATTCCGATGATGAAGAATATAGTGGAAGTGGAGTAATATCCGATATATTAGAAGAGAAATATGAAGACGGAACAGAGCATCAAAAGTTTATGACAATCAATTTACCTCCTCTGGCAGGGATTATTTTGAGACAGCAAAAAGATAAAAAGTATAAATTACACAGAATTAAACACAAAAGATAA
- a CDS encoding alpha/beta hydrolase-fold protein, translating into MSHIEHTDYYSNILGTSLKVEVTGYSGYPIIMFPTSQGQYTQNHNFHLNGSINWFVEQGKVKLYNIQTIDSWSFYDKTLSPQQRIKNYERYVQFLIVEFVPYIQKLHKTHRVAVAGASFGGYHAANFAFRFPDVVSHLFCLSGAFSIRNFMDGYSDDLVYFNCPREFVRNDEAWKYKHMHIVLSTSDQDICKDKNIEMAEILRVKGIDFWYDERKWIGHDWPLWRMVFPIFIGAYFS; encoded by the coding sequence ATGTCGCATATAGAACATACTGATTACTATTCCAACATATTGGGAACAAGTCTTAAGGTAGAAGTGACCGGATATTCCGGATATCCTATTATCATGTTTCCTACTTCTCAAGGACAATATACCCAGAACCATAACTTTCACCTTAACGGAAGTATCAATTGGTTTGTAGAACAGGGAAAGGTAAAGCTTTATAATATTCAGACCATTGACAGCTGGAGCTTTTATGATAAAACACTATCACCGCAACAGAGAATCAAAAATTACGAACGATACGTGCAGTTTTTGATCGTGGAGTTTGTTCCATACATTCAAAAACTTCATAAAACCCATCGTGTAGCAGTGGCTGGAGCCAGTTTTGGAGGTTATCACGCTGCCAATTTTGCTTTTAGGTTTCCGGATGTAGTTTCTCATTTGTTTTGCCTTTCAGGGGCTTTCAGTATAAGAAATTTTATGGACGGTTATTCCGATGACCTGGTGTATTTCAATTGTCCAAGAGAGTTTGTAAGAAATGATGAAGCATGGAAATATAAGCATATGCACATTGTATTGAGCACCTCCGATCAGGATATCTGCAAAGACAAGAATATTGAAATGGCAGAAATCTTAAGGGTAAAAGGTATTGATTTCTGGTATGATGAAAGAAAATGGATTGGTCACGACTGGCCGTTGTGGAGAATGGTTTTTCCAATCTTTATTGGAGCTTATTTCTCTTAA
- a CDS encoding acetyl-CoA carboxylase biotin carboxylase subunit family protein, with the protein MEEKIIVCISCYYKGYDFMDEMKRLGNKIILVTSENLKEKNWPWQAIDEVFYMPEIKPSVWNLEHLIQGFSHLMKTRKVDAVVALDDYDVEKAALIRETFRIPGMGQTTHRYFRDKLAMRQKAKDTGINVPEFTAVFNDDTVNEFVDKVPAPWVLKPRSEASASGIKKIMTKEQLHEALETLGEERHLFLLESFKPGDVYHVDSLTFNKEIVFTSASKYLAPPMQVSHEGGVFRSKTLGRYSDEFKALEEINSRVLSNFGLLNGATHTEFIRGKKDGKWYFLETSSRVGGAHIPDLVEASSSINIWREWAKIEDALLRNKNYSVSPPTGYYAGLIVALIKDKEPDYSKFACEEAIKFLPIDYHVGIVYKSSDASVIEERLDSAAEKINAEMLNILPPKTSKLSS; encoded by the coding sequence ATGGAGGAGAAAATTATAGTATGTATTTCGTGCTATTACAAGGGCTATGACTTCATGGATGAAATGAAGAGGCTCGGTAATAAAATCATCTTAGTAACATCAGAAAATCTTAAAGAAAAAAACTGGCCCTGGCAAGCCATTGATGAGGTATTTTATATGCCTGAAATCAAACCATCTGTGTGGAATCTGGAACATTTGATTCAGGGATTTTCACACCTGATGAAAACAAGAAAAGTAGATGCTGTAGTTGCTCTTGATGACTACGACGTAGAAAAGGCTGCCCTGATCCGCGAAACGTTTCGTATTCCGGGAATGGGACAGACGACCCACCGCTATTTCAGAGATAAACTGGCGATGCGCCAAAAGGCGAAAGACACAGGCATCAATGTTCCTGAATTTACGGCCGTTTTCAATGACGATACAGTGAATGAATTTGTAGATAAGGTTCCCGCTCCATGGGTATTGAAACCCCGTTCAGAGGCTTCGGCATCAGGAATTAAAAAGATCATGACCAAAGAACAGCTTCATGAGGCGTTGGAAACTCTTGGAGAAGAGCGTCATCTTTTCCTCCTGGAAAGCTTTAAACCGGGAGATGTATATCATGTAGACAGCCTTACCTTCAACAAAGAAATAGTCTTTACTTCTGCATCAAAATATCTGGCTCCGCCTATGCAGGTTTCTCATGAAGGGGGTGTTTTCAGATCTAAAACATTAGGAAGATACTCTGATGAGTTCAAAGCTTTGGAAGAGATCAATTCCAGGGTACTTTCCAACTTTGGATTACTCAACGGAGCCACTCATACGGAATTCATCCGTGGAAAAAAAGACGGAAAATGGTATTTTCTGGAAACCTCCTCACGAGTGGGGGGTGCTCATATTCCTGATTTGGTAGAAGCTTCAAGCAGCATCAATATCTGGAGAGAATGGGCCAAAATTGAAGATGCTCTCTTAAGAAATAAAAACTATAGTGTCTCCCCTCCTACAGGATATTACGCAGGTCTTATTGTTGCGCTTATCAAAGATAAAGAGCCAGATTATAGTAAATTCGCATGTGAGGAAGCCATAAAATTTCTTCCCATCGATTATCATGTTGGAATTGTATACAAATCCAGTGATGCTTCCGTAATAGAAGAAAGACTAGACAGCGCCGCAGAAAAGATCAATGCTGAAATGCTCAACATCCTTCCGCCTAAGACTAGTAAGTTAAGCAGTTAA
- a CDS encoding glycogen synthase, producing MVIYHLSTECYPVAKVGGLADVVGALPKYQNKIKGIDAKVVMPWYNKPFVYEHEFDLVFDGFIHQGANMLQVQVMKEKTNVLGFELYMVRIPGLLDRDNPYGYQDESFQFLAFQQGVLHWLCAMELKPDVLHCHDYHTGLVPFMVEHCPEFSFLKGVKTIGTIHNGEYQGMMSWNMANYMPSFDAYKWGLMDWNGLMNPLASMIKCSDAFTTVSEGYLEELFISFRGLESLVRQEFGKAYGIINGIDTEVWNPKTDPMLDFNFSSKNAVAQKKKNKEKLCKEYGLKPELPLFAFIGRFATEKGADLLPDVVWKSIKQSYGALNIMILGSGNTYIENKLKEYDYTYTNFALDLGYKEHLSHKIYASADFLLMPSRVEPCGLNQMYSMRYGTVPVVRYTGGLKDTVEDVSTGGAGLNFTYPGVDDIVHAMNRAIGIYNQKGMMEELIHANMNFDFAWEKSAEKYIALYNS from the coding sequence ATGGTTATCTATCATTTAAGTACAGAATGTTATCCTGTAGCAAAAGTGGGTGGGCTGGCAGATGTTGTTGGTGCACTTCCGAAATATCAGAATAAAATAAAAGGAATAGATGCCAAGGTGGTAATGCCATGGTATAACAAACCCTTTGTTTACGAACATGAGTTTGATTTGGTGTTTGATGGATTCATTCATCAGGGGGCTAATATGCTGCAGGTTCAGGTAATGAAGGAAAAAACAAATGTTCTGGGGTTTGAACTTTATATGGTGAGAATTCCGGGACTGCTGGATAGAGATAATCCTTACGGGTATCAGGATGAAAGTTTTCAGTTTCTGGCTTTCCAACAGGGAGTTCTGCATTGGTTATGTGCTATGGAATTAAAACCGGATGTTCTCCATTGTCATGATTATCATACCGGATTAGTTCCTTTTATGGTAGAACATTGTCCGGAATTTAGCTTTCTTAAAGGCGTAAAAACCATTGGAACGATCCATAACGGAGAGTATCAGGGAATGATGAGCTGGAATATGGCGAATTATATGCCTTCTTTTGATGCTTATAAATGGGGATTAATGGATTGGAATGGATTGATGAACCCACTGGCAAGTATGATTAAATGTTCAGATGCCTTTACTACAGTTTCCGAAGGATATCTGGAAGAACTTTTCATCAGTTTCAGAGGGCTTGAAAGTCTGGTCCGCCAGGAATTCGGCAAGGCGTATGGTATTATCAATGGAATTGATACGGAAGTCTGGAATCCGAAAACCGATCCGATGCTGGATTTTAATTTTAGCAGTAAAAATGCAGTGGCTCAAAAGAAAAAGAACAAAGAGAAACTTTGTAAAGAGTATGGCTTAAAACCTGAACTTCCTCTATTTGCATTCATTGGAAGGTTCGCTACGGAAAAAGGAGCAGATCTATTACCGGATGTGGTATGGAAAAGTATCAAACAAAGCTATGGCGCTTTAAATATCATGATTCTGGGGTCAGGAAATACCTATATTGAGAATAAACTTAAGGAATACGACTATACCTATACCAACTTTGCCCTGGATTTAGGGTATAAAGAACATCTTTCTCATAAGATCTATGCCTCGGCAGATTTCCTGTTAATGCCATCAAGAGTAGAGCCATGTGGTTTAAATCAAATGTATTCCATGAGATATGGAACGGTTCCGGTAGTAAGATATACCGGAGGATTGAAGGATACGGTAGAAGATGTTTCAACGGGCGGAGCAGGACTGAACTTCACGTATCCTGGCGTAGATGATATTGTACATGCGATGAACAGAGCGATTGGAATCTACAATCAGAAAGGAATGATGGAAGAACTTATTCATGCGAATATGAATTTTGACTTTGCATGGGAGAAATCTGCCGAAAAATATATAGCTTTATATAATAGCTGA
- a CDS encoding carboxylate-amine ligase has product MHHQFTIGIEEEYQIIDVESRDLISHVSKIIEGGKAVLSENLKHEMHESMIEMETGICQNIQEARAELTNLRRHLINTAHEQGLRVSGGGTHPFSHWSDNTITQGERYIKIVDDMGDVARENLIFGLHVHIGIPNREEGVRIQNVMRYFLPHVYALSTNSPFWIGRYTGFKSYRQEIFVKFPRTGIPSYFNSLAEFDSYVDLLVKTGTIDNAKKIWWDLRVHPFYPTIEFRICDMPLRIDETVCLAAIMQSLVAKIYKLHQQNLSFRSYRRLLLNENKWRASKSGIEAHLIDFGKEESVPYPHLLKELLEFIDDVVDDLGCRQEVEYAWKILENGTGADRQLQIFKETGDLTKVVDYMISETEYGITHGESAS; this is encoded by the coding sequence ATGCATCATCAGTTTACTATTGGAATCGAAGAAGAATATCAGATCATTGATGTTGAAAGCAGGGATCTGATTTCGCACGTATCAAAAATCATTGAAGGCGGAAAAGCGGTATTGAGTGAAAATCTAAAGCATGAAATGCACGAATCCATGATTGAAATGGAGACCGGCATCTGTCAGAATATTCAGGAAGCCCGGGCAGAATTAACCAATTTAAGAAGGCATCTCATCAATACAGCCCACGAACAGGGACTTCGCGTTTCCGGAGGAGGAACCCACCCTTTTTCTCATTGGTCTGACAATACGATTACTCAGGGAGAGAGATATATCAAAATTGTTGATGATATGGGGGATGTTGCCCGTGAGAACCTGATTTTTGGACTTCATGTTCATATTGGAATTCCTAATCGTGAGGAAGGCGTAAGAATTCAGAATGTAATGCGATATTTTCTGCCTCACGTTTATGCCCTTTCTACCAATTCTCCTTTCTGGATCGGAAGGTATACAGGTTTTAAATCTTACAGACAGGAAATTTTCGTTAAATTTCCGAGAACCGGTATTCCCAGTTACTTCAATTCATTGGCAGAATTTGACAGCTATGTCGATCTTTTGGTAAAAACAGGAACCATTGATAATGCTAAAAAAATATGGTGGGATTTAAGGGTTCATCCGTTCTATCCTACCATTGAGTTCAGGATTTGCGATATGCCTTTAAGAATTGATGAAACAGTATGTCTTGCAGCCATTATGCAGAGTTTAGTGGCTAAAATTTATAAACTCCACCAACAAAATCTGAGTTTTAGAAGCTACAGAAGACTTTTATTGAATGAAAATAAATGGCGTGCTTCCAAAAGCGGTATTGAGGCTCATCTGATTGATTTTGGAAAAGAAGAATCGGTTCCTTATCCCCATTTGTTAAAAGAACTCTTAGAGTTTATTGATGATGTAGTAGATGATTTAGGATGCCGACAAGAAGTTGAATATGCCTGGAAAATTCTTGAAAATGGTACGGGTGCCGATCGACAGCTTCAGATCTTCAAAGAAACCGGGGATCTTACTAAGGTTGTGGATTATATGATCTCAGAAACAGAATACGGCATTACACATGGTGAATCCGCTTCATAA
- a CDS encoding leucyl aminopeptidase family protein has translation MKLINKKNRNYTQIFHLFTEEEWTKTSKNFNKNIALFFTGKKHEVFINAHEEGITYFIGLGNSTLQNFELQQVAVKFSQTQKEKLQAAPTLLLADSLNEKQFEEFVKGLLIGTYNYPFEKKHPFWNSKFELHFENLSQKKLDFISQKAEALSNGQIACQEWMNKPANLKKPEVFSLYLKNLAKKYELKYTVFNRKKCEELGLGAYLAVNQGSAHDAAFTILEYKTTVKNAKTFGLVGKCVLFDTGGISLKPFTNMHYMKSDMGGATAVLGTLIYAAEMNLPVNIIAVLPITDNAISEKALLPSDVITAYNGKTIEVMDTDAEGRLILADGLSYLTKNYKTDFLIDLATLTGSSVRMFGDTCGALFSNNEDLKNLLIKTGDHTNQRLWNLPLWDIWKDDIQSDVADLKNMSLKPVGDCIIAAKFLEQFTENHPKWAHLDIAGVAFGNVGYAKEKAATGYGVQLLTDLIENYH, from the coding sequence ATGAAACTAATCAACAAAAAAAATAGAAACTACACCCAAATATTTCATTTATTCACTGAAGAGGAATGGACCAAAACAAGTAAAAATTTCAATAAAAATATTGCCCTATTCTTCACAGGAAAAAAGCATGAAGTGTTCATCAATGCTCATGAAGAAGGAATTACTTACTTTATCGGACTCGGAAACTCGACTTTACAAAATTTTGAACTCCAACAGGTTGCGGTAAAATTCTCCCAAACCCAAAAGGAAAAACTACAGGCTGCTCCCACTTTACTGCTTGCAGATTCTCTTAATGAAAAACAGTTTGAAGAATTCGTAAAGGGATTACTCATAGGAACTTACAACTATCCTTTTGAAAAAAAACATCCTTTCTGGAATTCAAAATTTGAATTGCATTTTGAAAATTTAAGCCAGAAAAAACTGGATTTTATCAGCCAGAAAGCTGAAGCTTTAAGCAATGGACAAATCGCTTGCCAGGAATGGATGAATAAACCTGCGAATCTAAAAAAACCGGAAGTTTTCAGTTTATACCTTAAAAATCTGGCAAAAAAATATGAATTAAAATATACCGTTTTCAACAGAAAAAAATGCGAAGAACTTGGGCTTGGAGCTTATCTTGCTGTTAACCAAGGAAGCGCTCATGATGCAGCCTTTACTATTTTGGAATATAAGACCACGGTTAAAAATGCCAAAACATTTGGATTGGTTGGAAAATGTGTATTGTTTGATACCGGAGGAATTTCCTTGAAACCTTTTACCAATATGCATTATATGAAATCCGATATGGGTGGGGCAACAGCTGTTTTAGGGACTCTAATCTATGCTGCTGAAATGAATTTACCGGTTAACATTATAGCCGTTCTCCCAATTACTGATAATGCTATTTCCGAAAAAGCCCTTCTTCCAAGTGATGTGATTACCGCTTACAATGGTAAAACTATTGAAGTTATGGATACGGATGCGGAAGGCAGGCTAATTCTTGCTGACGGACTGTCTTATCTAACTAAAAATTACAAAACAGATTTCCTTATTGATCTCGCTACTTTAACGGGAAGTTCAGTAAGAATGTTTGGCGATACTTGTGGAGCTCTATTTTCCAATAATGAAGACCTGAAAAACCTTTTGATAAAAACCGGAGATCACACCAATCAGAGGCTATGGAATTTACCATTATGGGATATCTGGAAAGACGATATACAGTCTGATGTAGCCGACTTAAAAAACATGTCTCTAAAGCCTGTTGGAGATTGTATTATCGCCGCAAAATTCTTAGAACAATTCACTGAAAACCACCCTAAATGGGCGCATTTGGATATTGCCGGAGTAGCCTTTGGAAATGTAGGGTATGCTAAAGAAAAAGCAGCAACCGGATATGGGGTTCAATTGCTCACGGATTTAATCGAAAATTATCACTAA
- a CDS encoding RimK family alpha-L-glutamate ligase, whose translation MTKKVGILFGMEDTFPWAFIDKVNELGGGDIVAEPVTIDKLEQGADYGYAVIIDRISQNVPFYRAYLKNAALNGTYVINNPFWWSADEKFFNNALMSKLGIPLPKTVLLPSHERPTDTSETSFRNLKFPHDWEYIFDYVGFPAYMKPHDGGGWKNVYRVENPDDLWNKLGETEQLVMMVQEEIIFDDYYRVYCLGRKYVHIMPYEPRNPHHLRYATTHQTQGEELEKLLKTIHDYTIKMNEALGYDFNTVEFAVRDGIPYAIDFCNPAPDADRNSVGEENFAWIIEHAAKLAIEKAKEYVPGKPNITWGTFVKDSIK comes from the coding sequence ATGACAAAAAAAGTAGGAATTCTATTCGGTATGGAAGACACATTTCCCTGGGCATTTATAGACAAAGTAAATGAATTGGGAGGTGGAGATATCGTGGCTGAACCTGTTACCATTGACAAATTAGAACAAGGGGCAGATTATGGTTATGCAGTGATCATCGACAGAATTTCGCAGAATGTTCCTTTTTACAGAGCTTATCTGAAAAACGCCGCACTAAACGGCACTTATGTAATCAATAATCCGTTTTGGTGGAGTGCTGATGAAAAATTTTTCAATAATGCACTTATGAGCAAATTAGGAATTCCATTGCCCAAAACAGTATTGCTTCCATCCCATGAGAGGCCAACCGATACTTCGGAAACTTCATTCAGGAACCTTAAATTTCCCCATGACTGGGAATATATTTTTGATTATGTTGGATTTCCTGCTTATATGAAACCTCACGATGGTGGCGGCTGGAAGAATGTTTACAGGGTAGAAAATCCGGATGATCTTTGGAACAAGCTTGGAGAAACAGAACAGCTGGTGATGATGGTTCAGGAAGAAATTATTTTTGATGATTATTACCGAGTGTATTGTCTGGGCAGAAAATATGTTCATATCATGCCTTACGAACCTAGGAACCCACATCACTTAAGGTATGCCACTACTCACCAGACACAAGGGGAAGAGCTTGAAAAATTATTAAAAACCATTCATGATTATACAATCAAAATGAATGAAGCATTAGGATATGATTTCAACACTGTTGAATTTGCTGTAAGGGATGGTATTCCTTATGCTATTGACTTCTGTAATCCGGCTCCGGATGCAGACAGAAATTCTGTAGGAGAAGAGAATTTCGCATGGATTATAGAACATGCTGCTAAGCTTGCTATTGAAAAAGCTAAGGAATATGTTCCGGGAAAACCTAATATCACTTGGGGAACCTTCGTGAAAGATTCCATAAAATAA
- a CDS encoding alpha/beta hydrolase-fold protein, with the protein MMRFELYTDEKDDRPVFITGNFNNWNPKDYNYLLQRSDSHHYFIEIEDEKLADEIEYKFTKGGWENVELDKYGNITPNRKTKKSLQKVSDTVEKWRLNWGPFKEEFFPTAEVISEKFYIPQLDRYRKIWAVLPYDYHTSEKSYPVLYLQDAQNLFNEGSGFGNWEIDKKLSILAEYGRGDIIVIAIEHGSEERIKEYIFDNDNVANGSEGKKYIRFIADTLKPYVDENYRTKKDRDNTGIGGSSLGALISIYSGFLYPEVYSKLLIFSPSLWVEPNNNFPMMNFRVPFKTKIYLYGGGQEGSKMVKRIHIFEEYLKRWEKKNLFDFEFRTSINPEGTHNEFYWSQEFPRAIEWLFYDNTENPVEVKPQQQSIKN; encoded by the coding sequence ATGATGAGGTTCGAACTTTATACTGATGAAAAAGATGACAGGCCCGTATTTATTACTGGTAATTTCAACAATTGGAATCCAAAAGACTATAATTACCTACTCCAAAGATCAGATTCACATCATTATTTTATAGAAATTGAAGACGAAAAGCTAGCTGATGAAATTGAGTACAAATTCACTAAAGGAGGCTGGGAAAATGTAGAACTGGATAAATATGGAAATATCACTCCTAATCGGAAAACAAAAAAATCACTCCAGAAAGTCTCTGATACTGTAGAAAAATGGAGATTAAACTGGGGACCATTTAAGGAGGAGTTCTTCCCCACTGCTGAAGTCATTTCCGAAAAATTCTATATTCCACAACTGGATCGTTACCGGAAAATCTGGGCCGTACTTCCTTATGACTATCATACTTCGGAGAAGAGCTATCCTGTTTTATATCTTCAGGATGCCCAAAACCTGTTCAATGAAGGAAGTGGTTTCGGAAACTGGGAAATTGATAAAAAGCTATCTATCCTTGCAGAATACGGGCGTGGTGATATTATCGTCATTGCTATAGAACACGGAAGCGAAGAACGGATTAAAGAATATATCTTTGATAATGATAATGTAGCCAATGGCTCTGAGGGAAAAAAATACATCCGTTTTATTGCTGATACTTTAAAGCCTTATGTGGATGAAAATTACCGTACTAAAAAGGACCGCGACAATACAGGAATCGGTGGCAGCTCGCTGGGAGCATTAATCAGTATTTACAGTGGATTCCTTTATCCTGAAGTTTATTCTAAGTTATTAATCTTCTCTCCTTCTCTTTGGGTGGAACCCAATAATAACTTTCCAATGATGAACTTCCGGGTTCCATTTAAAACAAAAATATACTTATATGGCGGTGGACAGGAAGGATCTAAAATGGTCAAAAGAATTCATATTTTTGAAGAATATCTGAAAAGATGGGAAAAAAAGAACCTCTTCGACTTTGAATTCAGAACCAGTATTAATCCTGAAGGAACTCACAATGAATTTTACTGGTCACAGGAGTTTCCGAGAGCTATTGAATGGCTGTTCTATGACAATACAGAAAATCCTGTAGAAGTAAAACCACAACAACAAAGCATTAAGAACTAA